The following are from one region of the Bradyrhizobium septentrionale genome:
- a CDS encoding fumarylacetoacetate hydrolase family protein, producing the protein MKLARYALNGAIRIGRIDQAEATIVPIAGVSDMVDAIERIDDIGGVAAGDAPAHSLADVRLLAPIPAPLRNIFCVGKNYREHAREFSNSGYEAGAVKGAEIDSHPAVFTKPASTVVGPNDVVQLHAHITSSVDYEAELALIIGKQGRDIKPEHAYDHIFGYTIVNDVTARDRQRNHKQWFLGKALDTFCPMGPWIATREDVDSENLDVKCWVNGELRQNANTRDLIFDIPTLVAIISAGLTLKPGDIIATGTPAGVGLGFNPPKFLRAGDTVSISISHLGTLTNTFQ; encoded by the coding sequence ATGAAGCTCGCTCGCTATGCCCTGAACGGCGCCATTCGAATCGGCCGTATTGACCAGGCCGAAGCAACCATTGTTCCAATTGCCGGCGTCAGCGACATGGTCGACGCAATCGAACGCATCGACGACATCGGCGGCGTCGCAGCCGGCGATGCGCCGGCCCATTCACTCGCCGACGTCAGGTTGCTGGCGCCGATCCCGGCCCCACTCCGCAACATATTCTGCGTCGGCAAGAATTATCGCGAGCATGCGCGGGAGTTCTCAAACAGCGGCTACGAGGCAGGCGCGGTGAAAGGCGCCGAAATCGACAGCCATCCCGCGGTGTTCACCAAACCCGCAAGTACCGTGGTGGGACCGAACGATGTCGTCCAATTGCATGCGCACATTACATCGAGTGTTGATTACGAGGCCGAGCTTGCGCTGATCATCGGCAAGCAAGGCCGAGACATCAAGCCGGAGCACGCCTACGATCACATTTTCGGCTACACGATCGTGAACGACGTCACCGCCCGCGATCGCCAGCGCAATCACAAGCAGTGGTTCCTCGGCAAGGCACTGGACACATTCTGTCCGATGGGACCCTGGATCGCCACCCGCGAAGACGTCGACTCCGAAAACCTCGACGTGAAATGCTGGGTGAACGGGGAATTGCGCCAGAACGCCAATACGCGCGACCTGATTTTCGACATCCCGACCCTGGTGGCAATCATCTCCGCAGGTCTCACACTGAAACCCGGTGATATCATCGCAACCGGCACACCGGCCGGAGTCGGCCTGGGTTTCAATCCGCCCAAATTTCTCCGCGCCGGCGACACCGTATCGATCTCGATCAGCCATCTGGGAACGCTGACCAATACCTTCCAGTAG
- a CDS encoding cupin domain-containing protein, with translation MTSAFTPNAKNHEGLGPLASRLVHANDMPWEPIRYPGCHVKTLMVDKASGLLTVLLKMDPGAELPDHEHVMLEQTFMIEGRLVDKEGPETGLSCGPGEFVWRPAGSRHSAWTPEGGLMIAIFQIPNKFYEKDGKVVDLLGDDWGLKWGKALEHAS, from the coding sequence ATGACCTCCGCATTCACGCCCAACGCGAAGAACCACGAAGGCCTGGGACCGCTTGCCTCACGCCTCGTGCACGCCAACGATATGCCCTGGGAGCCGATCCGCTATCCAGGCTGTCACGTGAAGACGCTTATGGTCGACAAGGCTTCCGGCCTGCTTACGGTGCTGCTGAAGATGGATCCGGGCGCCGAGCTCCCCGACCACGAGCACGTCATGCTCGAACAGACCTTCATGATCGAGGGCCGTCTGGTCGACAAGGAAGGACCGGAGACAGGTCTGTCCTGCGGTCCCGGCGAGTTCGTGTGGCGCCCGGCGGGCAGCCGTCATTCGGCATGGACGCCGGAAGGCGGACTGATGATCGCCATCTTTCAGATTCCCAACAAGTTCTACGAGAAGGACGGCAAGGTCGTCGACCTGCTCGGCGACGACTGGGGCCTGAAATGGGGCAAGGCGCTCGAGCACGCATCGTGA
- a CDS encoding FadR/GntR family transcriptional regulator — MSIEVSQRMPKQTSADRLLLSLQEAIDVGRWKPGERIPTERALSDHYGVARNTIRRALQQLEDAGRIVRHVGRGTFVEQGKRTQPNDLAHRIENASPAEIMEVRLMIEPQAAECAAARANGAELDAMAECLEKGERAPTVAEFEMWDGLFHQALIAACRNQLLIDIYDAINAVRRKADWAALKARVVTPARRAVTQKQHRDILAALRARDAQRAGLEMKNHLLDVRRSLVGS; from the coding sequence ATGAGCATCGAAGTTTCACAGCGCATGCCCAAGCAGACATCGGCTGATCGCCTGCTGCTGTCACTCCAGGAAGCGATCGACGTCGGTCGCTGGAAGCCCGGCGAGCGGATTCCCACCGAGCGCGCGCTGTCGGATCACTATGGTGTTGCGCGCAATACCATCCGTCGCGCGTTGCAGCAGCTCGAGGACGCGGGACGTATCGTCCGCCATGTCGGCCGCGGCACCTTTGTCGAGCAGGGCAAGCGCACGCAGCCGAACGACCTCGCGCACCGCATCGAGAATGCGAGCCCGGCGGAGATCATGGAGGTGCGCCTGATGATTGAACCGCAGGCCGCCGAATGCGCGGCTGCGCGCGCCAACGGCGCCGAGCTCGACGCCATGGCCGAATGCCTGGAGAAGGGCGAGAGAGCGCCGACAGTGGCAGAATTTGAAATGTGGGACGGTCTATTCCATCAGGCGCTGATTGCCGCATGCCGCAACCAGCTCCTGATCGACATCTACGACGCGATCAACGCGGTGCGCCGCAAGGCCGATTGGGCCGCCCTGAAGGCGCGCGTCGTGACGCCCGCGCGTCGCGCGGTGACGCAAAAGCAGCATCGCGACATCCTGGCAGCTCTGCGCGCGCGCGACGCTCAACGCGCGGGATTGGAAATGAAGAACCATCTGCTCGACGTTCGCCGCAGCCTGGTCGGTTCCTGA
- a CDS encoding TetR/AcrR family transcriptional regulator — protein sequence MAGPSTEMARKPRADAVRNRERVLEAAKAVFSAGGSEASLEAVARRAGVGIGTLYRHFPTREALYEAVYRREVEQLGDLAEQLQSAPEPVDALRRWLRANVEFVATKKGMVAALALVAAGSSELHAYSFDRLTKAIGTLLARAVAAGAIRNDISAEDVLRALIGMCYMHDQPGWQTTALRLLDVFVDGLRVQSAGTATGPQESKPARKKASLKPSR from the coding sequence ATGGCCGGTCCATCGACAGAAATGGCTCGCAAGCCGCGCGCCGATGCCGTGCGCAATCGCGAGCGCGTGCTGGAGGCGGCGAAGGCTGTGTTCTCGGCCGGCGGCAGCGAGGCGAGCCTCGAGGCCGTCGCGCGCCGCGCCGGCGTCGGCATCGGCACGCTGTATCGCCACTTCCCGACCCGCGAGGCGCTGTATGAGGCGGTCTATCGCCGCGAGGTCGAGCAGCTCGGCGACCTTGCCGAGCAGTTGCAAAGCGCGCCCGAGCCGGTCGACGCGCTGCGGCGCTGGCTGCGCGCCAATGTCGAATTCGTCGCCACCAAGAAGGGCATGGTCGCAGCACTTGCACTGGTGGCGGCCGGCTCGAGCGAGCTGCACGCCTATTCGTTCGACCGCCTGACCAAGGCCATCGGCACCCTGCTCGCGCGCGCGGTCGCGGCCGGCGCAATCCGCAACGACATCAGCGCCGAGGACGTGCTGCGCGCGCTGATCGGCATGTGCTACATGCACGACCAGCCGGGCTGGCAGACCACGGCGCTCAGGCTGCTCGATGTGTTCGTCGACGGCTTGCGGGTGCAGTCGGCGGGCACGGCGACGGGCCCGCAAGAGTCGAAACCGGCACGAAAGAAAGCCAGCCTCAAACCATCGCGCTAG
- a CDS encoding (2Fe-2S)-binding protein, with translation MNLPLSLTINGVRREIVLDDPRVTLLDLLRERLDLTGTKKGCDRGQCGACTILVDGRRINPCLALAVSHDGAEILTIEGVGRGDQLHPVQAAFIAHDGFQCGFCTPGQIMSGIGLIQEGQAGDDPERVRECMSGNLCRCGAYQGITEAVLEAQSNMTTAKQRRSA, from the coding sequence ATGAATCTCCCACTCAGTCTCACCATCAATGGTGTCCGCCGGGAAATTGTCCTCGACGACCCCCGCGTCACCCTGCTCGACCTGTTGCGCGAGCGGCTCGACCTGACCGGAACCAAGAAGGGATGCGACCGCGGTCAGTGCGGCGCCTGCACCATCCTGGTCGACGGCCGCCGCATCAATCCCTGCCTCGCGCTCGCCGTCAGCCATGACGGCGCCGAGATCTTAACCATCGAGGGCGTCGGGCGCGGCGATCAACTGCATCCGGTGCAGGCCGCCTTCATCGCCCATGACGGCTTCCAGTGCGGCTTCTGCACGCCGGGCCAGATCATGAGCGGCATCGGCCTGATCCAGGAGGGGCAGGCGGGCGACGATCCGGAGCGGGTGCGCGAATGCATGAGCGGCAATCTCTGCCGCTGCGGCGCCTATCAGGGGATCACCGAAGCCGTGCTCGAGGCACAGAGCAACATGACCACTGCAAAACAAAGGCGCTCCGCATGA
- a CDS encoding FAD binding domain-containing protein produces the protein MMNFDYVRPASVADAIAAASENGATYLASGTNLLDLMKGGVSRPSRLVDVTRLPGLDRIEHLADGSLRIGALVRNADLAHDADFARNYPAVAEALLSGASAQLRNAATVGGNLMQRTRCAYFYDAGSACNRRWPGAGCDALKGENRLHAVLGWSEGCIATHPSDFCVPLVALDAIVEIEGKSGRRELPLEALHRLPGETPERETALERGDLIVALRLPADAQGFARHARYIKVRERTSYAFAVVSAAAALRIADGKIREARLALGGVAAKPWRTREAEQVLAGRAADTASYREAARAALADAKPSGDNAFKIELAQRIVVRALTLAAAGTPDRIPALPGSPFSSVAGA, from the coding sequence ATGATGAATTTCGATTATGTCAGGCCGGCCAGCGTCGCGGATGCGATCGCGGCGGCTTCCGAAAACGGCGCGACCTATCTCGCCTCCGGCACCAATCTGCTCGATCTGATGAAGGGCGGCGTCAGCCGGCCGAGCCGCCTGGTCGACGTCACGCGGCTGCCCGGGCTCGATCGCATCGAGCATCTCGCCGACGGTAGCTTGCGCATCGGTGCGCTGGTGCGCAATGCCGATCTCGCGCACGACGCGGACTTCGCGCGCAATTATCCCGCGGTCGCCGAAGCGCTGCTGTCGGGCGCATCCGCCCAGCTTCGCAATGCCGCCACCGTCGGCGGCAATCTGATGCAGCGGACACGCTGCGCCTATTTCTATGACGCCGGCAGCGCCTGCAACCGACGCTGGCCGGGTGCCGGCTGCGACGCCTTGAAGGGCGAGAACCGCCTGCACGCGGTGCTCGGCTGGAGCGAGGGCTGCATCGCGACCCATCCGTCGGATTTCTGCGTGCCGCTGGTCGCGCTCGATGCAATCGTCGAGATCGAGGGCAAAAGCGGCCGGCGCGAGCTGCCGCTCGAGGCGCTGCACCGGCTGCCTGGCGAGACACCGGAGCGTGAGACCGCGCTGGAGCGCGGCGACCTGATCGTCGCTCTGCGCCTTCCGGCCGACGCGCAGGGCTTTGCCAGGCATGCCCGCTACATCAAGGTCCGCGAGCGCACCTCCTATGCCTTCGCCGTGGTCTCGGCCGCGGCGGCCTTGCGCATCGCAGACGGCAAAATCCGCGAAGCGCGGCTCGCGCTCGGCGGCGTCGCCGCAAAGCCGTGGCGCACGCGCGAGGCCGAGCAGGTGCTCGCCGGTCGCGCGGCAGATACGGCCAGCTATCGCGAGGCGGCGCGCGCCGCGCTCGCCGATGCAAAGCCGTCCGGCGACAACGCCTTCAAGATCGAGCTCGCGCAGCGCATCGTCGTGCGCGCGCTCACCCTTGCTGCCGCAGGCACGCCGGACCGTATCCCCGCGCTGCCGGGCTCTCCCTTCTCATCCGTTGCAGGAGCGTGA
- a CDS encoding xanthine dehydrogenase family protein molybdopterin-binding subunit, which yields MTAELNLTRDPAHLRHGSNIGQPLTRTEGVLKVTGKARYAADNHPPAMAYAVIATSCIARGRVTALDVAAAKRHPDVIDVMTPAHKPELAEDPDAKGNPFAFRMELLQSDEVRYANQAIAVVIAETLEAATEGAALLSPRYQVEIARVGLDAGEAYAPPVVGIGNPAEVRHGDIDAGLAAASKLTDATYETPAQYHNAMEPHAIVAVWDGDRLFIDTPSQGMAMAQMRIGGLFGIPPANIHINSPFLGGGFGSKGLVSGPQVLGIMAAKLVGRPVKLVLRRSQMYGPVGHRSATRQRIRIGTDDAGLLIALDHEARITTSSFDDFYEPAADASHTLYASPAIRTAHEAVRVDTGTPLFMRAPGEATGSIALESAIDEAAFACGIDPLEFRLKNYSEVEPITGKPFSSKALRQCYAKAAERFGWAGRPLKPRQMRDDNGFLVGWGMGTATFPALMFQGNARAVIRADGRGVMESGAHDMGQGAWTAFTQISADALGLELDQISFLSGTSDLPDAGIAGGSAHTATVGAAIHNAGAAAIAKLAELATSDQRSPLFGAGNAGVVARGGRLHRRDDDTRSESYAEILTRAGVAEVEANGTGAADPAAQSQYAMHAHGAVFAEVKVDPELGQIRATRLVGAFAAGRIINPLMVQSQLRGGMIWGLSFALHEEAVMDHRSGRILNANLAEYHVPVNADVPPMEVITVDEHDPHVNPLGIKGVGEIGITGSAGAVANAVWHATGIRVRRFPIKIEELVMGLG from the coding sequence ATGACAGCTGAACTCAATCTGACCCGCGACCCGGCCCATCTCCGCCATGGCTCGAACATCGGCCAGCCGCTGACCCGCACCGAGGGCGTGCTCAAGGTGACCGGCAAGGCCCGCTATGCCGCCGACAATCATCCGCCCGCCATGGCCTATGCGGTGATCGCGACCAGTTGCATCGCGCGCGGCCGCGTCACCGCGCTCGACGTCGCCGCCGCAAAGCGCCACCCCGATGTCATCGACGTGATGACGCCGGCGCACAAGCCCGAGCTTGCGGAGGATCCCGACGCCAAAGGCAATCCGTTCGCCTTCCGCATGGAGCTGTTGCAGAGCGACGAGGTGCGTTACGCCAACCAGGCGATCGCGGTCGTGATTGCCGAGACGCTGGAGGCCGCGACCGAAGGCGCTGCGCTGCTGTCGCCGCGCTATCAGGTCGAGATCGCACGCGTCGGCCTCGACGCCGGCGAGGCCTATGCACCGCCGGTGGTCGGCATTGGCAATCCGGCCGAGGTTCGCCACGGCGACATCGATGCCGGTCTTGCCGCGGCCTCGAAGCTGACAGATGCAACGTATGAGACGCCGGCGCAGTATCACAACGCGATGGAGCCGCACGCCATCGTCGCGGTGTGGGACGGCGACCGTCTGTTCATCGACACGCCGAGCCAGGGCATGGCAATGGCGCAGATGCGGATCGGCGGGCTGTTCGGCATTCCGCCGGCGAATATCCACATCAACAGCCCGTTCCTCGGCGGCGGCTTCGGCTCCAAGGGACTGGTCTCCGGGCCGCAGGTGCTCGGCATCATGGCGGCCAAGCTGGTCGGACGCCCGGTCAAGCTGGTGCTGCGGCGGAGCCAGATGTATGGCCCGGTCGGCCATCGTTCGGCGACCAGGCAGCGCATTCGGATCGGCACCGACGATGCGGGCCTGTTGATCGCGCTCGATCACGAGGCGCGCATCACGACGTCGAGCTTCGACGATTTCTACGAGCCCGCGGCGGACGCCTCGCACACGCTCTATGCCAGTCCCGCGATCCGGACCGCGCATGAAGCGGTGCGCGTCGATACCGGCACGCCGCTGTTCATGCGCGCACCGGGCGAAGCCACCGGATCGATTGCGCTCGAGAGCGCGATCGACGAGGCGGCGTTCGCCTGCGGTATCGATCCCCTGGAATTCCGGCTGAAGAATTACTCCGAGGTCGAGCCGATCACCGGCAAGCCGTTCTCCTCCAAGGCGCTGCGCCAATGCTACGCGAAGGCCGCCGAACGTTTCGGCTGGGCGGGGCGTCCGCTCAAGCCGCGGCAGATGCGCGACGACAACGGTTTTCTGGTCGGCTGGGGCATGGGTACCGCGACATTCCCGGCGCTGATGTTCCAGGGTAATGCCCGCGCCGTGATCCGCGCCGACGGGCGCGGCGTGATGGAGAGCGGCGCACATGACATGGGGCAGGGCGCCTGGACCGCGTTCACGCAGATCTCGGCCGATGCGCTCGGCCTCGAGCTCGATCAGATCTCGTTCCTGTCGGGCACCTCTGATCTGCCGGATGCCGGTATCGCCGGCGGCTCGGCGCATACCGCAACGGTGGGCGCCGCGATCCACAATGCCGGCGCGGCCGCGATCGCAAAACTCGCCGAACTCGCGACGTCAGACCAGCGCTCGCCGCTGTTCGGCGCCGGCAATGCCGGCGTGGTGGCGCGGGGCGGACGGCTGCATCGCCGTGACGACGATACGCGCAGCGAAAGCTATGCCGAGATCCTGACGCGCGCCGGCGTTGCCGAGGTCGAGGCCAATGGCACCGGTGCGGCCGATCCCGCGGCGCAATCGCAATATGCGATGCACGCGCATGGCGCGGTCTTCGCCGAGGTCAAGGTCGATCCCGAGCTCGGCCAGATCCGCGCCACGCGGCTGGTCGGCGCGTTCGCCGCCGGCCGTATCATCAATCCGCTGATGGTGCAGAGCCAGCTGCGCGGCGGCATGATCTGGGGCCTCTCCTTCGCGCTGCATGAGGAAGCGGTGATGGATCACAGGTCCGGCCGCATCCTCAATGCGAACCTTGCCGAGTATCATGTGCCCGTGAATGCCGACGTGCCGCCGATGGAGGTGATCACGGTCGACGAGCACGATCCGCACGTCAATCCGCTCGGCATCAAGGGCGTCGGCGAGATCGGCATCACCGGCAGCGCCGGCGCAGTCGCCAACGCCGTCTGGCACGCGACGGGGATCCGCGTTCGCCGCTTCCCGATCAAGATCGAGGAATTGGTGATGGGATTGGGGTGA
- a CDS encoding cupin domain-containing protein, with translation MRKGAAARPATARRAAKKPAGKPAEPAMDLAVGRRIRDLRRSKEMSLEVVAASTDLSIGFISQIERGLSSPSLRVLATLADVLGVGIAALFGATPRDDGAGGVVTREVQRAELKLWRTGISKQLLSPAGSESRLNLFLVHLEPGGNTGDEFYTHDGEEAGLVLSGEMTLTVDTETWTLKQGDSFRFASRRPHRFSNPADDAKAVVLWVNCVTAAG, from the coding sequence ATGCGCAAAGGCGCGGCAGCGAGGCCTGCGACGGCACGCCGCGCCGCCAAAAAACCGGCCGGTAAACCGGCCGAGCCGGCGATGGATCTCGCGGTCGGCCGCCGCATCCGCGACCTGCGCCGCAGCAAGGAGATGTCGCTGGAGGTGGTCGCCGCGAGCACTGATCTATCGATCGGCTTCATCAGCCAGATCGAGCGCGGCCTGTCGTCGCCCTCGCTGCGTGTGCTGGCGACACTCGCCGACGTGCTCGGCGTCGGCATCGCCGCGCTGTTCGGCGCAACGCCGCGGGATGACGGCGCCGGCGGCGTCGTGACCCGCGAAGTGCAGCGCGCCGAACTGAAACTGTGGCGCACCGGAATTTCAAAGCAGCTGTTGAGCCCGGCCGGCAGCGAGAGCCGGCTCAATCTGTTCCTGGTGCATCTCGAGCCCGGCGGCAACACCGGCGACGAGTTCTATACCCATGACGGCGAAGAGGCCGGCCTCGTGCTTTCCGGCGAGATGACGCTCACGGTGGACACCGAGACCTGGACCCTGAAACAGGGCGACAGTTTCAGATTCGCCAGCCGCCGCCCGCACCGGTTTTCCAACCCGGCTGATGATGCCAAGGCCGTGGTGCTGTGGGTGAATTGCGTGACCGCGGCGGGGTAA
- a CDS encoding ABC transporter substrate-binding protein — protein sequence MSFQRLVQAALAVIAIALSVPSQAQQVLKVGSTPTGIPFTFLDTKTNSIQGIMVDLATEIGKDAGFSVQIEPMQFSALIPSLTANKIDIIAAAMFATAARKEVIDFSDPVYSYGEGLVVPKADSKAYTSQEDLKGTVVGAQVGTAFVDALKKTGLFSEVKVYDTIPDILRDVNAGRLKAGFADYPILAYNLQQGNFADVRLVDGYKPVTVGTVAIGVRKSDTELLAKINASLAKLKANGTIAKILEKWGQKASAS from the coding sequence ATGTCGTTTCAGCGTCTCGTCCAGGCCGCGCTCGCGGTGATTGCGATTGCCTTGAGCGTGCCGTCGCAGGCCCAGCAGGTGTTGAAGGTCGGCTCGACGCCGACCGGCATTCCCTTCACCTTCCTCGACACCAAGACCAACTCAATCCAGGGCATCATGGTCGATCTCGCCACCGAGATCGGCAAGGATGCCGGCTTCTCCGTGCAGATCGAGCCGATGCAGTTCTCGGCGCTGATCCCCTCGCTGACCGCGAACAAGATCGACATCATTGCCGCTGCGATGTTCGCCACCGCCGCGCGCAAGGAGGTGATCGACTTCTCCGATCCGGTCTACAGCTATGGCGAGGGTCTCGTGGTGCCGAAGGCCGACAGCAAGGCTTACACCTCGCAGGAGGATTTGAAGGGCACCGTGGTCGGCGCCCAGGTCGGCACCGCGTTCGTCGATGCGCTGAAGAAGACCGGGCTGTTCAGCGAGGTCAAGGTCTACGACACCATTCCCGACATCCTGCGCGACGTGAACGCGGGCCGCCTCAAGGCCGGTTTCGCCGACTATCCGATCCTCGCCTACAATCTGCAGCAGGGCAATTTCGCCGACGTCCGCCTGGTCGATGGCTACAAGCCCGTCACGGTGGGCACAGTCGCGATCGGTGTCCGCAAGAGCGACACCGAGTTGCTCGCCAAGATCAACGCCTCGCTGGCGAAGCTGAAGGCGAACGGCACGATCGCAAAGATCCTCGAGAAATGGGGCCAGAAGGCCAGCGCGTCGTGA
- a CDS encoding amino acid ABC transporter permease → MQRFFSDAVEFVPILLQGVWLTIVVTIGSLVLSTVLGLVWALMRVSGIRILTGLSAALINVIRGIPIIVLLFYIYFVMPDFGIALSALQAAIIGLGIAYSAYQAENFRAGIEAIDKGQIEAAQTIGMGWWLTMRRVVLPQAVRIILPPYGNIMIMMLKDSSQASTITVAELALQGKLIASSTFKNTSVFTLVALMYLTMSIPLILLVRHFENKANRK, encoded by the coding sequence ATGCAAAGGTTCTTTAGCGACGCCGTCGAGTTCGTGCCGATCCTGCTGCAGGGTGTCTGGCTGACCATCGTCGTCACGATCGGCTCGCTGGTGCTGTCGACCGTGCTTGGGCTGGTGTGGGCCTTGATGCGGGTGTCCGGCATTCGCATCCTCACAGGCCTCAGCGCCGCGCTGATCAACGTGATCCGCGGCATCCCGATCATCGTGCTGCTGTTCTACATCTATTTCGTGATGCCCGATTTCGGCATCGCGCTCTCGGCATTGCAGGCCGCGATCATCGGGCTCGGCATCGCCTATTCGGCCTACCAAGCGGAAAATTTTCGAGCCGGCATCGAGGCGATCGACAAGGGACAGATCGAGGCGGCGCAGACCATCGGCATGGGCTGGTGGCTCACGATGCGCCGCGTGGTGCTGCCGCAAGCGGTCAGGATCATCCTGCCGCCCTACGGCAACATCATGATCATGATGCTGAAGGATTCCTCGCAGGCGTCCACGATCACCGTCGCCGAGCTCGCGCTGCAAGGCAAGCTGATCGCCTCCTCGACCTTCAAGAACACCAGCGTGTTCACGCTGGTGGCGCTGATGTACCTCACCATGAGCATCCCGCTCATCCTGCTGGTTCGGCACTTCGAGAACAAGGCGAACCGCAAATGA
- a CDS encoding amino acid ABC transporter ATP-binding protein, with product MIELRDVHKSFGKVEVLKGITASVAKSEVVCIIGPSGSGKSTILRCINGLESYDRGEISVEGARVDQGDRSIVAIRTQVSMVFQRFNLFPHRTALENVIEGPLYVKKEPREVAVARGRALLAQVGLADKAEVHPPQLSGGQQQRVAIARALAMQPKAILFDEPTSALDPELVGEVLSVMRKLADDGMTMVVVTHEMGFARDVADRVLFIDGGVIVEQGAAKSVLNQPQHPRTQDFLRRVLHPL from the coding sequence ATGATCGAGTTGCGCGACGTCCACAAGAGCTTTGGCAAGGTCGAGGTGCTGAAAGGCATCACCGCCTCGGTCGCCAAGAGCGAGGTGGTGTGCATCATCGGCCCGTCCGGCTCCGGCAAGTCGACCATCCTGCGCTGTATCAACGGGCTCGAGAGCTACGATCGCGGCGAGATCAGCGTCGAGGGCGCGCGCGTCGACCAGGGCGACCGCTCGATCGTGGCGATCCGCACCCAGGTCTCGATGGTGTTCCAGCGCTTCAACCTGTTCCCGCACCGCACCGCGCTCGAGAATGTCATCGAGGGCCCGCTCTATGTGAAGAAGGAGCCGCGTGAGGTGGCCGTCGCGCGCGGTCGCGCGCTGCTCGCGCAGGTCGGGCTTGCCGACAAGGCCGAGGTGCACCCGCCGCAATTGTCCGGTGGCCAGCAGCAGCGCGTCGCGATCGCGCGGGCGCTGGCGATGCAGCCGAAGGCGATCCTGTTCGACGAGCCGACCTCCGCGCTCGATCCGGAACTGGTCGGCGAGGTGCTCTCGGTGATGCGCAAGCTCGCCGACGACGGCATGACGATGGTGGTCGTCACCCACGAGATGGGCTTTGCTCGCGACGTCGCCGACCGCGTGCTGTTCATCGACGGCGGCGTCATCGTCGAGCAGGGCGCCGCCAAATCCGTCCTCAATCAACCGCAGCACCCGCGCACCCAGGACTTTCTGCGCCGCGTGCTGCATCCGCTGTGA